TTTTGCATTTGCCTGAAGATAAAAGATTAAGAATTGCTCTTGAAACAGCAACAAAAGGTGGTTTGCCTGCTGTTGCCGGGATATTGACAGCAGGAATGATGCCTGCGGTTGGAAACAGCTATCAGCCTATAAATATTAGTATAACAATCAGCAGCCTTGTTGTTAGCGACAAAAATGATGCTTCAATAGTTGCAAAAGAAATAACTGGACTTACAAAAGCTGAACTTGAAAGAATGTTAAGGGAAATTCATGAACAACAGCAACGCAAGAGGTATTAACAATGTGGGCACAGCTCGGAACGGTGAAATTTGAGCTATTGGAAACGCCGGAGGCAGTTAGGCAAAGGTATAAGTGGGATTATGTAGAGCATAAGGTTTTAGACGAGAAGTCTCATTTGCAAAAAATGGGTAAGTCTTTGCAGGAATTAACACTCAAAATCAAGCTTTCTACTGCTTTCGGAACTGACCCAAAGGAAATGCTTTCTGTTATTTACGAGAATGCAGAGAAGGAAGAGCCTTTGGTATTTATTCTTGGGAACGGAACTGTTGTGGGTAAGTATGTAATAGAGG
The sequence above is a segment of the Desulfurobacterium indicum genome. Coding sequences within it:
- a CDS encoding phage tail protein; amino-acid sequence: MWAQLGTVKFELLETPEAVRQRYKWDYVEHKVLDEKSHLQKMGKSLQELTLKIKLSTAFGTDPKEMLSVIYENAEKEEPLVFILGNGTVVGKYVIEEIAKEWKRTDNKGRLLAVELEIKLKEWN